TGGCGGAGGCCGCCATCGAATCCTCGCTCTCGCCCGACGCCGCCGAACGACAGGAAGCTGCCATCACCAAGCGTCTCGATCAGGTCGATCGTCGTATGATGCGGCTTGAACGCGACGTCGGCATCTCGATCGAGATGATCGCCGTCTTTGTTCGCTTCTGGCTTGCAACCACGCCAACCCTGCCGGAACCAGCTGCTCAGGCCGCGCGCGCCAAGGCTGCCGAACGCTACGACGCCTTCGTGACTGCGCTAGGGCGACGTCTCGCCAAGGGGCCGAGCCTTCGTCAAGAAATACCGGAGGATGTTACTGTGCCCAATCCTCATGGTGAACGGGAATGAGATGGTTCCCAATCCCAACCGGTCAGCCACGAATATTGATTTATTGTGAAATTCCGATTTTCGAAAATATACTAACGACCTACGACCAGAAATCAGGTGGCCGAAATGAGCTTATGCGGGCGTCGAGCGGCTGCGAGGCGGCTTCGCGTGCGGAAGCGGATTTGACGAAGAAACGCGTTGATCCTTGACGTGGTCTATCGAATCCGTCTTGTTTGAAGCTGGAACAGAGCCGAACTTTCCCATAGATTGAGGCGAAAGTAACATCAAAGTAGGGGCCTCATAATGGAAGCTAAATTTTCGACTGGCGACGTTGTACAACTTAAGTCCGGTGGGCCAGCAATGACGATTTCGGAAGTCCAAAAGGACTACGGCAATTTCAAGGGAAGTTATCGCTGCAAATGGTTCAAGGGTGCTTCCAACGAAACTTCCGTATTTGAAGAGGATACGTTGCAACCCTACGTCGCGCCGAAGAAAGCATGACCGAAGAAGAAGCAGCCCGTTGGATGTTGGCAGAGTATGAAGCAGTGGGCTTTTTATATCAGGAAAGCGCTGCAAGCCACCTGTTCCAACTCAATGACGAAGCCTTGGCGTATTTCGACGCATCTTCAAATCTGTGTGTCGGCAAAGGCGTTTTGAAGATCTTCAATGCGTTGACGCCCGAAGCGGTTTACGAACGTTCGGGCAAATTCTGGCGTCGTCGGCTGGAAACGGATCAACCTGGAAGGCAGCAATAAAAGCTCCCAACCCCGCTTTGGCCGGACGACGGGAACGATTGAGGGCTCGGGCGACGGGCCGTCGCGCGAAAACGATCCACCGCTACGGCCAAGGTAGGGCTCCGCCCCGGCCGCGTTCAACCTTGCTTGAACGCTTGTGCCCGTCGTCAGCAATCCAACCACAGAAACTTCGGAACGTGGCCTTGCTGTATCTTCCACAGGATATGATAGGCGTGTTCGGAAATCTTGTCCTGATCCTGCCGTGGCGTCAGATCATCGGCAACCGACACGGCTCGCCATGTCAGGATCGGCAAGAAGCCTCCCGCCAAGAGCCTGTTCCAGCATCTGGCGTTAAGCGCATAATTGAGGGCGAAAAGGGAAATGCGGCGTTAGGCGTTAGCGTGGGCTAAAGGCCCCTTCAGAAGCTCGGTCACACAAGCGCATCCGCCAAAAAGCCACCTCTCATCGCAATCCGCATTTGTGGATTGCAACACATGATTCTATGTGAGAGTATACATAGAATTATGTGATTAGGGCTTTGGAGCGATGGGCTATGAGGGGTTTCTCCGCGATCTCGCGCGCGCTGGCCTGAGCATCAGGGCATTTGCGGAATTGATTGGAATGAACCCTAACTCTGTTTCAAATTATGCCCGTTCAGGAGGGGTTCCCGACCATTTGGCGATCATTGCCGCGTTGGTCGCTGAAATGGGCACCCAAGGGGTTGATTTCCGGGGCGTGATATCGAAGGTAGAACTCACCGTGAAGAAGCCTCGCGGGCGGGCGAAACCCGGCCAGTTTGGCGGCGACCGCCAAGTGCCATTGGACCTCGATCGATGACGGCGTTCAGCTCCCTTTTGGAATTTGGTGCTACTGTGCCGGGCTGGCTCCCCTGGTTGGGGACAGGCTTATGATCGGCATGTACAATGCCCTGGATGAATTGGGGGCTGATCGCGGGGGTGTTCGTCTTTTCGATCATTCGGCACCAGAGTTGCTTGCCTACTCGACTATCCTCGTGGCTCGGGACCATGATGAGGATTTGCGACTGGTTGAAGGTGTCTACGAGTGGCAGGAAGCTCCGCTCGTATTCCTTGTCGATGGCGACCGGCTAAACGGAGATCTTGATCGGCTCAAGCGGGTTCGACGGATTCTCGCAATGCGAGGCGACGCGCCGTACCTCGGAGTGGTCTATCCCGGAAGATTGGATGTCTATCGGATCGCTCTCGATCGCCTTTCGCTTTCCAAGGCTCGCGTTGACGCTGGTGTCGCCGATAACGAGAGCTGGCTTACCTTTGCACGCTTGGCAAATCTGCGCCCGGCGGCGGAGATTAATGACAGGACTTGGATCACCGGCGTAATTCTGAAATTGCTTGACCAAGCCATATCGTCTTTAAAAGGCAATAGCGGCCTCTCCGGCGAGGACGCGATATCATTGGTGGGCAGGGCGCTCTTCATGCGCTTTCTTGCTGATCGTGGCCTGCTGCCATCAACTAGTAGCATTGTTGGCAGTGAGAGTTCTGTCGATGAGTCTGGTCTCGAAGATCATGAACTGTTTGACCGGCCAGATCTAGTTCGCCTTTCCTGCGCATGGCTCGATAAGACGTTCAATGGTGACCTGCTGCCGTTGTCGGATGCTGCGTTTCCGAAGCTCACGTTGGAAGCATGTTATGTTCTTGGCTGGAGTGCACCCCATTTCACCGGACAAGTCGGCTAGATTGATTTAGCCCTGATGAACTGCCGAGGGGAAGCCATCTTGAGCGCGGAATGGGGATGGATTTCGTTGTAGTCCTCGATCCATCCGTCGATGAGCCGGAGCGCTGTTTGGGCGTCCGGTAGAGCTGATATCCGAATATAGTCCCGCTTCAACGTTTTGACGAAGGCTTCCGACATGCCGTTCGACTGCGGGCTGGCGACCGGCGTGAAGCAGGGCGTGAGATTGAGTGCTTGCGCAAACAGCCTCGTGTCCCGCGCGGTATAAGCCGAGCCATTGTCAGAGAGATGCTCGATAGCATGCGGGGCTCGGGTTGCATGGAAGCGTTTCTCGACCGCCTCCAACATCATGTCGCGCACGTCTGAGCCGGAAATGCCTGCATTGGCAACGGCCGTCCAGGCGATGATCTCGCGGTCGAAGGCGTCGATGATGAAGGCGAGACGAATGACCTCGCCATTCCAGCAGGCGAACTCCAGGCCGTCCGAGCACCAGCGCAGGTTGGAGCGCATGACCATGACCTTGCCATCGTGGAGGCGGCCCTTGCGAACGGCTGTGTGCTCCAGTAGCATGGCGTGGTTACCCATGATGCGATGGACCCGTTTGGCGTTGACGACAGGCTGATCGGCGGCTCGCCTTTCGCGATTGAGGAGCGCGGCGATCCGCCGATAGCCATAGGTTGGCCTTTGATCCACCAGCCTGCGGATGGCGGGCAGAAGCTCTGCATCCTCGGCCTTGTTGTATGGCCCACGCGGCTTTGATCTGCCTTTCAGCCGCTCGATGAGGTTGGAACGGGAGACGCCCAGCGTGTCTGCGACGGCCTTCATCGCGAACCGTCCTTCGGCAACAAGATCGGCCGCGATATCCGTTTTTTTGAGTCCGCTTTGGAAAGGGCTTCGCGGAGGATTTCGACCTCCATCGTCTTGCGACCGAGCATGCGCTCCAACTCCCGGACGCGATCCTCCAGTTTCTTCACTTCCGAATTCCCGACAACCGGCTCGTCAGAATCCACGGCTGCAGCACCTCCCTCGCTCAAGAGCCTGCGCCACCGATAAAGCAAATTGGGCGCCACGCCATGACGGCGAGCGGTCGAAGATACCGTCTCGCCGGGTTCAAAACTCTGCTCAATGATTGTCAGCTTTTGCTCGGTTGTCCACCGCCTGCGGCGAACATCACCCGTCAGCAATTCAACGTGTCGATAGTCGTTAGACATAAGCCTGTCCTCAAGCCTGTGCTTGAGCCTTTCTGCTTATGCCGACTGTCCGGTCGAAATGGGGGGCAGTTCATTGGCAACATTCTGCGGCGCGCAGAGGGGGGGCAATTGTCCCTGGGTTGGAAAGAGCAGTGGGATAATCTCGACTTCTCGCACATAACAGTTGGAGTGTTGAGCCAAGCCTATGAGTATTACCTGCGTAAGCACGCCCCAAAACAGCAACAGCAGGAGGGCGGCTTTTATACGCCGCATCCGATCGCAAACCTGATGGTATCAGCCGCGTTTCGTGGACTGAATGCTCAGGGTATTTCGGCGGCCGCGCGCATATTAGACCCAGCCGCGGGCGCGGGCGTGTTTCTGCTCGCGGCGTTTCGTGAACTCGTTGCGGCGCGCTGGAGATCAGAAGGGCACAGACCGGACACAGCAGCGCTCCGAGAAATCCTTTACAAGCAGGTGCGCGGATTTGACATCAATGAGGCCGCTTTGCGCTTTTGCGCGCTCGGCCTCTACTTGCTATCGATCGAACTCGATCCAAATCCCAAGCCCGTGGACAAGCTGCACTTCGACGATTTGCGCGGTGTTGTCTTGCATCGACCAGTCGATACCACCGATGTTGATCGTCCCGAAGCAAAGCAGTTGGGAAGCCTCGGCTCGCTTATCGGAGAGGAGCACGACGGCCAGTACGATCTCGTGATTGGCAATCCTCCGTGGGCCAGCGCGACCGGATTGGAAGACTGGAACCTCCTGCTTACGGAGGTTCATAAAATCGCTCGGAGCAGACTCGGAGACGGTATAACCGCTCCTCCTTTGCCCAACGCAGTTCTCGATTTGCCATTTGTCTGGCGGGCGATGCGATGGGCAAAACCTGACGCTCAAATCATATTTGCGCTGCATGCGCGGTTTCTATTCCAGCAAGGGGATGGCATGCCGCTGGCGCGGCAGAGCCTCCTCGAAGCGATGGATGTAACCTCGATCATCAACGGCTCTGAGCTACGCCAGACAAAGGTCTGGCCCAGCATTTCGGCGCCGTTTTGCCTCCTTTTTGCGGTCAACCGGCCTGCGCATACAGCGTCCGGATTTCGGATGCTCACGCC
This is a stretch of genomic DNA from Agrobacterium fabrum str. C58. It encodes these proteins:
- a CDS encoding YodC family protein, which gives rise to MEAKFSTGDVVQLKSGGPAMTISEVQKDYGNFKGSYRCKWFKGASNETSVFEEDTLQPYVAPKKA
- a CDS encoding DUF6953 family protein, which gives rise to MTEEEAARWMLAEYEAVGFLYQESAASHLFQLNDEALAYFDASSNLCVGKGVLKIFNALTPEAVYERSGKFWRRRLETDQPGRQQ
- a CDS encoding helix-turn-helix domain-containing protein; protein product: MGYEGFLRDLARAGLSIRAFAELIGMNPNSVSNYARSGGVPDHLAIIAALVAEMGTQGVDFRGVISKVELTVKKPRGRAKPGQFGGDRQVPLDLDR
- a CDS encoding IS3-like element IS426 family transposase (programmed frameshift); protein product: MSNDYRHVELLTGDVRRRRWTTEQKLTIIEQSFEPGETVSSTARRHGVAPNLLYRWRRLLSEGGAAAVDSDEPVVGNSEVKKLEDRVRELERMLGRKTMEVEILREALSKADFKKTDIAADLVAEGRFAMKAVADTLGVSRSNLIERLKGRSKPRGPYNKAEDAELLPAIRRLVDQRPTYGYRRIAALLNRERRAADQPVVNAKRVHRIMGNHAMLLEHTAVRKGRLHDGKVMVMRSNLRWCSDGLEFACWNGEVIRLAFIIDAFDREIIAWTAVANAGISGSDVRDMMLEAVEKRFHATRAPHAIEHLSDNGSAYTARDTRLFAQALNLTPCFTPVASPQSNGMSEAFVKTLKRDYIRISALPDAQTALRLIDGWIEDYNEIHPHSALKMASPRQFIRAKSI